The Miscanthus floridulus cultivar M001 chromosome 17, ASM1932011v1, whole genome shotgun sequence genome has a window encoding:
- the LOC136517969 gene encoding uncharacterized protein, with product MAGGGSRRGGGAAAEEPKIGSGNVFAALETLKKKKKKPAAADKAAAKPAAARDREDPKPEVFWAPAPLTAKSWADVDDDDDDDYFATTAPPPMPVWGDAAHRDAAKEQHAAPALEEEIESEDDGLDDEVDDDADEDHEHEAEDAVPAEPTVKNAAAPPAPPKDTERQLSKKELKKKELAELDAVLAELGLGTSNNSTQDESNGKKGADQAADGEKKDDAPAPLESKNSKKKKSKKDKSSKEPKEVHDQADGSEEAAVAEPDEDTASVDVKERIKKVASMKKKKSSKEMDAAAKIAASEAAARSARLAAAKKKEKSHYNQQPAR from the exons ATGGCGGGCGGCGGGagcaggcgcggcggcggcgcggctgcgGAGGAGCCGAAGATCGGCAGCGGCAACGTCTTCGCGGCGCTCGAGAcgctcaagaagaagaagaagaagccggcGGCCGCGGACAAGGCGGCGGCCAAGCCCGCCGCCGCCAGGGACAGGGAGGACCCCAAGCCGGAGGTCTTCTGGGCGCCCGCGCCGCTCACCGCCAAGTCCTGGgccgacgtcgacgacgacgacgacgacgactactTCGCCACCACCGCGCCGCCTCCCATGCCCGTCTGGGGCGACGCCGCCCACCGCGACGCCGCCAAGGAACAGCACGCCGCGCCCGCACTGGAAGAG GAGATTGAGAGTGAAGATGATGGCCTTGATGatgaggttgatgatgatgccgatgAGGACCATGAGCATGAAGCAGAAGATGCTGTCCCTGCTGAACCAACTGTGAAgaatgctgcagctccacctgcaccacccaAAGATACTGAAAGACAACTTTCCaagaaggaattgaagaaaaaaGAACTTGCTGAACTTGATGCTGTTCTGGCCGAGTTGGGCCTTGGGACATCAAACAATTCCACTCAAGATGAATCCAATG GTAAGAAAGGTGCAGATCAAGCTGCAGATGGAGAGAAGAAGGACGATGCACCTGCTCCTCTAGAAAGCAAGAACTCAAAGAAGAAGAAATCTAAGAAAGACAAGTCTTCAAAGGAGCCAAAGGAAGTGCATGATCAGGCTGATGGGTCGGAAGAAGCAGCTGTTGCAGAACCTGATGAAGATACAGCTTCTGTGGATGTCAAGGAGCGCATAAAGAAGGTAGCCTCAATGAAGAAAAAGAAGTCAAGCAAAGAGATGGACGCAGCAGCAAAGATCGCTGCATCCGAGGCCGCAGCAAGGAGTGCCCGGCTTGCTGCagcgaagaagaaagagaagagccACTACAACCAGCAGCCTGCGCGGTGA
- the LOC136516331 gene encoding strigolactone esterase D14-like, with amino-acid sequence MNARVLGNDDGETVVLAHGYGGTRFVWDDVVEALAARFRVVVFDWSFSGAAAAAGGGGGERYCSSYYALADELVALMDELGVRRAAFVGHSMAGMIGCIASVARRDLFSHLVLVGASPRYINEDGYEGGFERGDVDAMLAAVDADFAAWAPRFAEAVVGADHPAAVAMFAKQLGAMRPDAALCVLRAVLTSDFRGVLPDVAARCTIVHCTHDAVAPLAVARYMQRALAGCGGGGGADTVVIESSGHFPQLTAPKEFVKVLEAILLDN; translated from the exons ATGAACGCGAGGGTGTTGGGCAACGACGACGGGGAGACGGTGGTGCTGGCGCACGGGTACGGCGGCACCCGCTTCGTCTGGGACGACGTCGTGGAGGCGCTGGCGGCGAGGTTCCGCGTCGTCGTCTTCGACTGGAGCTTCTccggcgccgctgccgccgctggcggtggcggtggcgagcGATACTGCTCTTCGTACTACGCGCTCGCGGACGAGCTCGTGGCGCTCATGGACGAGCTGGGGGTGCGCCGGGCGGCGTTCGTGGGCCACTCCATGGCCGGCATGATTGGATGCATTGCGTCCGTCGCGCGCCGGGACCTCTTCAGCCACCTCGTGCTCGTCGGAGCGTCGCCGAG GTACATCAACGAGGATGGCTACGAGGGCGGCTTCGAGCGCGGGGACGTGGACGCGATGCTCGCCGCCGTCGACGCGGACTTCGCGGCGTGGGCGCCGCGCTTCGCCGAGGCCGTCGTCGGCGCGGACCACCCGGCCGCCGTCGCCATGTTCGCCAAGCAGCTCGGGGCGATGCGCCCGGACGCCGCGCTCTGCGTCCTGCGCGCCGTGCTCACATCCGACTTCCGAGGCGTGCTCCCGGACGTCGCGGCGCGCTGCACCATCGTGCACTGCACCCACGACGCCGTGGCGCCGCTCGCCGTCGCGCGGTACATGCAGCGCGCCCTGGcagggtgcggcggcggcggcggggcggacaCGGTAGTCATCGAGTCCTCCGGCCACTTCCCTCAGCTCACCGCGCCTAAGGAGTTCGTCAAGGTTCTGGAGGCCATCCTGCTCGACAACTGA